The following nucleotide sequence is from Chryseobacterium sp. CY350.
AACGAGTTTATGATTTATAGTCGGAAAGTCAAAATAATTCTTCCAATTTCCAACATCCGGATAATATTTAAATTGAAAAGCAATAAAATGGGCTATTCATTAATTTAAATGAAGATTTTAATTATCTTTGCACACTTGAATAAAAAATTATAGTCGTTTTTTTGAGTCAGCAGCTTTACAAAATATCTTTTCAACAGATTTGATTTCTGAGATTTTGTAGCAATGTGACGAAGGTTAAATTTACCTTAATGTTGCCATTGCAAAAGACTGATTCAAAAATTTACATTAATTTTGTTCGAGAAAAAACGTTGTTGTGGTATAATATAATTAAATTAGCATACCATATCAAAATATTAAAATCAATCGCATGAGAAAAATAATTCTACTATTTGCCTGCATGTTCAGCATTTCTGCGTTCTCGCAGATCAAAGTTCTGAAGAATGAGACCTTGGTGGAAATCGGAAAGGATAATTCGGTCGGCCTATATAAAAAAGAAAACAGATTTACTTTCAACTATCAAGATATAAACACGAGTAATCTTAATACTTTCAGATCTTTTTCTTTTCTGGACGTGAACGGTGATGTTATGGATCTTTACAAACTTTTGACCGACGGCTTTATAGATGAGCCTGTAGGAAATGTTATGCTTGAGCTTCCTAACGACGTCATTGAACTTCATTATGAGAAAAACTACGGTCAACCTACCGTACAGTTTATCCATTTTATCAATAAAAACAGAAAATATGTAGGAAAGTCACAGTTTCTGAATAAAAAACAAATCGATAAGATATTCGGAATCGGAACTTCCAAAGCTGCACTGTACAATAAACAAAAACAAGCGGTACATCCTGTTTCTAACATGGCAAATACTCAAAACCGTTATGAGACGGCCACACCAGCGAAAAGTACAACACCTAAAAAGAAATCAAAAAAATAACAGTTATTTCTTTATAAATACATAACTCATTCTTCAAGAATGAGTTTTTTTTATTTTATTTTTGTAAAAAGATTAATAATTATGTCTCTTCACGTAGTCAATTTAACCAAAAACTTTGCCGAGCAAACTGCACTCAACAATATTAATATTTCGATTGATAAAAATGAAATCATAGGCCTTCTTGGTCCCAACGGAGCCGGAAAATCTACGCTGATGAAATCTATTGTTGGTGCATTAAAAATTGATGAAGGCGAAATTATTTTTAATGGAAAAAACATTTCGGAAAACGAAATAGAAAGCAAAAAGAATATTGGCTTTCTCCCGGAAAACAATCCGTTGTATCTGGAAATGTACGTGAAAGAATATCTGCAATTTGTTGCAAATATTCACAAAATTTCAGAATCAAGAGTTGATGAGGTGATCGAACTTGTAGGAATTACTCCGGAAAAATCAAAAAAAATAAGCCAACTTTCTAAAGGTTACAAACAGAGAGTAGGTTTGGCTCAGGCGATCATACACCAACCTGATTTACTAATTTTGGATGAACCCACAAACGGTTTAGATCCCAATCAAATCATCGAAATAAGAAATGTAGTGAAGGAAATCGGCAAAGAAAAAACAGTTTTACTTTCTACGCATATCATGCAGGAAGTTGAAGCACTTTGCTCAAGAGTGATTTTAATTCATAAAGGAAATATTTTGCAGGATTGTGCGATTGAAGAATTTAAAGGGAAATTTGACAGCCTGGAAGAAGCTTTCGCCAGTTATACTCAAGGAGAAATTATTTCGTAATTGGCTTTAAATTTGATAATGTTCACGTACAAACTTAAAATACATCAAAAATGATTAAGAAATTATTATTAGGAACTTTCTGCATTGCTCAGTTTTCATTTATTCTGGCAAATGATCTAAAACCAAGCCCCGGAAACGCAAATGGAATCGAATATTTACAAACCGTACCAAAAACGGTTATCATTAAAACTAAAAAGTTTAAAATAAGAATCGATAAGCAACCCAACGGAAATTACCTTTATCAATCTTGGGGCGCAAATACAAAAATTACTGCAAAACCAAGCATGATTATCTCTAACGGTGACATGATTCCTGATGGTTCGGGTGGTAATTATTATTTCGAATTTAATAATAATGGTACTATTTATCAGGTTTGGAGAAATTATCTCACCAATTCTTCTAAGAAAGCACCTTATACTTTGGTGGTGATTGACAGTAATGGTAAAGAAGTTGTAAGGCAAGATGCGCAAGTTGTAAAAAATTAAATCTAAATAGAAAATCAAAAAATAAATTCCTAATTTTCACAATTAGGAATTTTTCATTTTAAATAAAAACACGATGAATTTTAAAATTAAAGCCAATTTAATAGACATCATTGCAAGAGAAACTTTTCCTGCAGAAGTTATAATTTCAGATTCAAAAATCACTTCAATAAAGCGAATCAATGAAAAAGTAGAGACCTACATTCTACCCGGTTTTATCGATGCCCATGTTCATATTGAAAGCAGCATGCTTGTACCATCAGAATTCGCAAAAATTGCAGTAAAACACGGAACCGTAGGCACCATTTCTGATCCGCATGAGATTGCCAACGTCTTAGGAATTCCGGGTGTAGATTATATGATAGAAAATGCTAAGCAGGTTCCTTTTCATTTTTACTTTGGAGCGCCATCGTGTGTTCCGGCAACTCAGTTTGAAACTGCAGGAGCGGTAATTGATGCTAATGACATTGATCAATTGCTTAGCAGAAAAGAAATTGTTTATCTGGCAGAGATGATGAACTTTCCAGGTGTTATCTATAAGGATGAAGAGGTTTTGAAAAAAATTGCTTTTGCAAAAAAACATGGAAAACCAATCGACGGTCATGCTCCGGGATTAATGGGAGAAGGAATGAAAACCTATTTTGATGCCGGAATCACTACAGATCATGAATGTTTTGGTTACACAGAAGCTTTAGAAAAATTAAAACATGGTGTGAAAATTTTGATCAGAGAAGGTAGTGCCGCGAAAAATTTCGATACCTTAATTCCTTTATTAAAAGAATTTCCAGAGCAGATCATGTTTTGTTGCGATGACAAACATCCCGATAATCTAATTGAATCTCATATTAATGATCACGTAAAACGTGCCTTAAACCAAGGTCATGACTTATATGATGTTCTTCGTGTAGCTTCTTACAACGTCGTACAACATTACAATTTACCCATTGGTTTACTGCAGATTGGCGACAAAGCAGATTTTATTGAAATTGATAACCTTAATGATTTTAATATTTTAAAAACATACATCAGCGGAGAATTGGTGGCAGAAAATGGAGAGTCGTTTATTCAATCTGTAAAAGCTCCGATTGTCAATAATTTTAACTGTAATCTCAAAAAACCTTCTGATTTTGAAATTAAAAGTGAAGGTAAAAAATTACGTGTAATAGAAGCTTTAAATGGACAATTAATCACCCACGAAATTCTAACAGACACGTTGGTAATTAACGGTTTTGCAGATTCAAATATTGAGGAAGATATTCTTAAGATTGCTGTAGTCAACCGTTACTATGATGCTCCTGTTTCTATAGCTTTTATTAAAAATTTAGGTTTAAAAAGTGGAGCAATCGCCTCTTGTGTTGCGCACGACTGCCACAATATTGTGGTGGTGGGAACTAATGATGAAGACATTTGTAAAGCCGTCAACGCCATCATTAAAGCAAAAGGTGGTATCTCTTTAGCAAATGGTAATGAAGAAATCGCTTTGGAATTACCAATTGCAGGAATTATGACCGATCTACCGGCTGAAGATGTCGCAGAATTATACATCAAATTAGACCGAAGAGCTAAAGAGTTAGGAAGCAAACTGAGAGCGCCTTATATGAGTTTATCATTCATGGCACTTTTGGTAATACCCGAATTAAAATTGAGCGATAAAGGTTTATTTAATGGTAAAAGTTTTGAGTTTACAGATGTCTTTGTCAAGTAAAATTAGTTTTTCAATTCTTTCATAAAATTACTTTCCGAATAACTGTTTTTTGCGGCGTCATAACCGATGTTGTAAATTTGTTCGAGGCGTTCTTTTTTCCTTTCGAAATTCCCGAAAGGTGAGAGATCTTTTGAAGAAATGAGCCAATCACAATATTCAAATTTTACCTTTTCAACTCGGTACGAAAACAAATCGAAAGAACGTGAAACAATTGATTTGATGGTTTTCAGATCACTGATTTTGATGTCGTGTGGCGGCGAAACAAAAACTCCGATCAATTTATCACAGTCGTTTCTGATGATGTCAGCCGGAAAATTATTGAGAACTCCCCCATCGCAATACATTTCTTCACCCAAAATATAAGGCGTTGTTATCCCGGGAATTGAGCAGGAAGCAATCATTGCATCGATTACTTTAAAATCTTTATCAAATATTTTTTCTGTTCCGGAAACCAATTCTGTGGCAACTATTCTTACCTCTTTATCTAAATCACCAATTTTCATATCCTGAAAAATCGGTTTAAGATAATTGGCAAAAATAATAGAAGAAACCAGTCCGGGCTGATTAAACGTGAAGTGCTTCCAGTTAAAGAAATAGATCGACTGAAAAAAGTCTAAAATTTCTTCAGGTTTTTTTCCGATCGCGTAAAGACAGCCAACGATAGATCCCGCGCTGCAACATGACAGGATATCTACATCAATATTTTTTTCGCTGAGAAATTTTAAAACTCCGGCATGCGCAATCCCTTTGGTACCGCCACCAGATAAAACCAATCCTGTTTTTTCAAAATTCATTGAATAAATTTAATGAAAACTCTCTGTAAAAAAAGAAATAATGATATTAATATTATGCAACACTAATAATCTTTCGCCTCTTAAACGAAAAAACCACACATAGAATCTATGGTTTTTTCATTCTTCAGAATTTTAGTTCTAATTATTAATATATTTTTCAAAAATTCTTGAGAAATCTTTTTGATTATATCTGTCGAAACTATTGGTATTCCATGCGAATATATATTCGTTGATAGCTTTTAATTCCTGGCTTTTAGAAACATTTTCCTGTTTTCCGGATGCTACACTTGTAATTGCTTTCTGGATGCTGTCATTAGAAAAATTCAAAAGAGAATGATTGTGGTGAACTTCCTGCTGAATCGCCAAAAGTGCTTTATACAAATCTTTCAACTGATCGATCTGACCTTTCGCCACACTAATTAACAAAGGTACATTTCCCACGTTAAAGGAAATTTCAACATCCAAATCGATTGTTCCCGCAGTCTGCAAGGCAATATTTGAAAAAGGAAACTGATAATATTCGTATCTTTTAAGCACTCTTTTTCGGTCTAAAGCACTTGCTCCGTCAGTGTGAATAAGCGCTCTGTTTGTAAAACAGTACTCATCTCTTTTAGATTTAATTAAAAAGAAAATCTTCTCATTATCTTCAGATAAAATATAATCGTCAGAGTCTACTTTATCATAATCCTGAGATGGGATGATTTTACCTATATCTCCCAATCCTAAAGCTTCGGCAGCTAATTTTTTAAACATAATTTATTTTAATTTGTATTTATTACGTGAATAAAATTAAGAAAATAACTGAAATAAAATATAACGTAAGAAAAATTTTAATTATCACACATAATTTGAACACAGAGCACACAGAGTTTTTTTCCTATTTAACCGTTTTTAAGGCTCACAAAGGCGCTGACACTTCACCAAGATCACAAAGATTTTCCGATTAGTGTATTTTAATGAATATCAAAAAAAAAACATTTCGGTAAAAAAGAAAAACCACAGACGAATCTATGGTTTAAATATTAAAATAATAATTTTTTAATTAGATGTGAATCACTTCACCATAAGCAGCAGCAGCAGCTTCCATGATAGCTTCAGAAACCGTTGGATGCGGGTGAATAGATTTGATGATTTCGTGACCTGTAGTTTCCAGTTTTCTTGCAACAACCGCTTCAGCAACCATATCGGTAACACCTTCGCCAATCATGTGACAACCTAACCATTCGCCATATTTGGCATCAAAAATTACTTTAACGAATCCGTCTGTATTTCCGTTTGCCGTAGCTTTTCCACTTGCAGAAAGAGGGAATTTACCAACTTTAATTTCGTACCCTTTTTCTTTAGCCTGCTTCTCAGTAAGACCAACAGAAGCTACTTCAGGATGACAGTAAGTACATCCAGGAATATTGCCGTAATCAATTTTTTCAACATGCAATCCTTTGATTTTTTCTACACAAGTAATTCCTTCGGCAGAAGCAACGTGCGCTAAAGCCTGAGTCGGGATGATATCTCCAATCGCATAGTAACCAGGAACTGAAGTTTCGTACCATTCGTTAACCAAAACTCTTCCTTTATCTGTCTGAATGCCCACTTCCTCAAGACCAATGTTCTCAATATTTGCAGCGATCCCGACAGCAGATAATAATATATCAGCTTCAAGAGTAATATTTCCTTTTGCTGTTTTTACAGTTGCAACTACACCATTGCCGCTGGTATCTACGCTTTCAACAGATGCGTTGGTCATAATTTCGATCCCTGTTTTTTTCAAAGACTTCTCTAAGTGTTTTGAGATTTCTTCATCTTCTACAGGAACGATATTTGGTAAAAATTCAACAACAGTTACTTTCGTACCCATTGTGTTATAAAAATCGGCAAATTCTACTCCGATTGCTCCGGAACCTACAACGATCATAGATTTCGGCTGCTCAGGAAGAGATAAAGCCTGTCTGTATCCTATTACTTTTTTACCATCTTGTGGCAAGTTTGGTAATTCTCTAGAACGAGCTCCTGTAGCTAGGATAATGTTTGTTCCGGTATATTCAGTTACTTTTCCGTCTTTGTCGGTTACAGAAACTTTTTTACCTTTCTGCACTTTTGCAGTACCAAGAATTACGTCAATCTTATTCTTTTTCATTAAGAACTCAATTCCTTTGCTCATTTTAGAGGCAACTCCACGGCTTCTCTGGATAACATTTGGAAACTCAAAACTCGCTTCCACTTTATTTAAACCATAATCTTCAGCGTGATTGATGTAATGAAAAACCTGAGCAGACTTCAATAAAGCTTTTGTAGGAATACATCCCCAGTTAAGGCAGATTCCTCCTAAATTTTCTTTCTCGATAATTGCAGTTTTAAAACCCAACTGTGCCGCTCTGATTGCTGTAACATATCCACCAGGACCACTACCGATGACAATAATATCGTAATTCATTAGCTTAAAATTTTTATGCGAATTTACGGAAAAATATTGGATGTTTTGTCTTTCAACCGATGCATATGGCAATACTCCGTAAAAGTTT
It contains:
- a CDS encoding patatin-like phospholipase family protein, whose protein sequence is MNFEKTGLVLSGGGTKGIAHAGVLKFLSEKNIDVDILSCCSAGSIVGCLYAIGKKPEEILDFFQSIYFFNWKHFTFNQPGLVSSIIFANYLKPIFQDMKIGDLDKEVRIVATELVSGTEKIFDKDFKVIDAMIASCSIPGITTPYILGEEMYCDGGVLNNFPADIIRNDCDKLIGVFVSPPHDIKISDLKTIKSIVSRSFDLFSYRVEKVKFEYCDWLISSKDLSPFGNFERKKERLEQIYNIGYDAAKNSYSESNFMKELKN
- a CDS encoding PH domain-containing protein — its product is MFKKLAAEALGLGDIGKIIPSQDYDKVDSDDYILSEDNEKIFFLIKSKRDEYCFTNRALIHTDGASALDRKRVLKRYEYYQFPFSNIALQTAGTIDLDVEISFNVGNVPLLISVAKGQIDQLKDLYKALLAIQQEVHHNHSLLNFSNDSIQKAITSVASGKQENVSKSQELKAINEYIFAWNTNSFDRYNQKDFSRIFEKYINN
- the ade gene encoding adenine deaminase; the encoded protein is MNFKIKANLIDIIARETFPAEVIISDSKITSIKRINEKVETYILPGFIDAHVHIESSMLVPSEFAKIAVKHGTVGTISDPHEIANVLGIPGVDYMIENAKQVPFHFYFGAPSCVPATQFETAGAVIDANDIDQLLSRKEIVYLAEMMNFPGVIYKDEEVLKKIAFAKKHGKPIDGHAPGLMGEGMKTYFDAGITTDHECFGYTEALEKLKHGVKILIREGSAAKNFDTLIPLLKEFPEQIMFCCDDKHPDNLIESHINDHVKRALNQGHDLYDVLRVASYNVVQHYNLPIGLLQIGDKADFIEIDNLNDFNILKTYISGELVAENGESFIQSVKAPIVNNFNCNLKKPSDFEIKSEGKKLRVIEALNGQLITHEILTDTLVINGFADSNIEEDILKIAVVNRYYDAPVSIAFIKNLGLKSGAIASCVAHDCHNIVVVGTNDEDICKAVNAIIKAKGGISLANGNEEIALELPIAGIMTDLPAEDVAELYIKLDRRAKELGSKLRAPYMSLSFMALLVIPELKLSDKGLFNGKSFEFTDVFVK
- a CDS encoding ABC transporter ATP-binding protein, which encodes MSLHVVNLTKNFAEQTALNNINISIDKNEIIGLLGPNGAGKSTLMKSIVGALKIDEGEIIFNGKNISENEIESKKNIGFLPENNPLYLEMYVKEYLQFVANIHKISESRVDEVIELVGITPEKSKKISQLSKGYKQRVGLAQAIIHQPDLLILDEPTNGLDPNQIIEIRNVVKEIGKEKTVLLSTHIMQEVEALCSRVILIHKGNILQDCAIEEFKGKFDSLEEAFASYTQGEIIS
- the lpdA gene encoding dihydrolipoyl dehydrogenase, producing the protein MNYDIIVIGSGPGGYVTAIRAAQLGFKTAIIEKENLGGICLNWGCIPTKALLKSAQVFHYINHAEDYGLNKVEASFEFPNVIQRSRGVASKMSKGIEFLMKKNKIDVILGTAKVQKGKKVSVTDKDGKVTEYTGTNIILATGARSRELPNLPQDGKKVIGYRQALSLPEQPKSMIVVGSGAIGVEFADFYNTMGTKVTVVEFLPNIVPVEDEEISKHLEKSLKKTGIEIMTNASVESVDTSGNGVVATVKTAKGNITLEADILLSAVGIAANIENIGLEEVGIQTDKGRVLVNEWYETSVPGYYAIGDIIPTQALAHVASAEGITCVEKIKGLHVEKIDYGNIPGCTYCHPEVASVGLTEKQAKEKGYEIKVGKFPLSASGKATANGNTDGFVKVIFDAKYGEWLGCHMIGEGVTDMVAEAVVARKLETTGHEIIKSIHPHPTVSEAIMEAAAAAYGEVIHI